One part of the Humulus lupulus chromosome 9, drHumLupu1.1, whole genome shotgun sequence genome encodes these proteins:
- the LOC133802659 gene encoding heavy metal-associated isoprenylated plant protein 28-like, with amino-acid sequence MDCGGCENKIKKALQNLKGVEEVEVDMKLQKVRVMGWAEQEKILKTVRKAGRRADMWPYTPEDQHNFNVQQYYHQNHHSISVVFPVVSSNYFFHNYDQQAPTPSSTSTMVDDSTTSMFSDDNPHACSIM; translated from the exons ATGGACTGCGGTGGATGcgagaacaaaataaagaaagctcttcaaaatttaaaag GAGTGGAGGAGGTTGAGGTGGACATGAAGTTGCAGAAAGTAAGAGTGATGGGATGGGCTGAGCAAGAGAAGATTTTAAAGACAGTAAGAAAAGCAGGAAGAAGGGCTGATATGTGGCCGTACACACCAGAGGACCAACATAACTTCAACGTTCAGCAATACTATCACCAAAATCATCACTCAATATCTGTAGTATTTCCAGTTGTGTCCTCCAATTACTTCTTTCATAATTACGATCAACAAGCTCCAACTCCTTCTTCCACTTCCACCATGGTTGATGACAGTACCACCTCCATGTTCAGTGATGACAACCCTCATGCTTGTTCCATAATGTGA